The Juglans regia cultivar Chandler chromosome 6, Walnut 2.0, whole genome shotgun sequence genome contains the following window.
tatgaagcataatgataaaaaagtaaaattacatatttttaagtggtgtgcagaagTGTGTGGCTTCTTTATAGcatatctcaatttaaaaattatgtagttttaaaatttagtagtgtatattttgtataagttgtAGTATAATAGGGtgattcttttataaattgttaaGACAATACAAGAGTCTTGCattacttaatacatattattatatttatatataatataaatattactatatttataaatatgtatagtataaatatatatttatataataaaatatataaatacggGACGGGTTGGCCCAATCTCCACCCGTGCCCCCGCTAGGGGGCCGAATGCGTGGAAACCCTAGTTTTCTAGGAAGTTGGAAGTTGgaagttagaaacttgaaatgTACATTAGGCTACAAAGAACACCACCCATGTGCCCCTTAAAGAGACTATTAATACGCTACTCCACCACACACTCTGGTAGACTCATTTTGACGGCGAACATGTGTTAAGCTGTTGAGTTCTCCTACAACTTAACTACCTTTTATGCCCTTTCTTTCTAAGAGCTTCACGGCCTTCTCGCCAACGGCATAAGTTTGTATACTACAACAATTGTCtcaagagaaattctatttacagtcctcAAATGGAGATTGCATGTGTAGACACattataaaatgagagaaaacataattttaggagggataattttataattttaaaaaattttaaaggtaaaataGCCTAGGCTTGTATTGCAGTCCTCAAATGAAGACTGTATCTAGTATTGCTCTTATCTCAATTGGGCATATATCATACATCGTTGCAATTCAATTCTTACAATTTGACGTATACTTATAATTGTATGTATATAACTATACGCACTGACGTATCAATTATTGAAAtgctaaatattttaaaatttaaaatttaaaaagaaaaaaaaagtttttttaaaaaaataggtcgAATATCCAATacgtaaaatattataaataaaattgtatgcacttaaattctcataattaagaaatttcGTCTTCATATTACATtctaaaagtatttaaatttatcaaaatccaaaaatattaaaaaaaatacttttttaaatctcacaattaaaattatataattcttgttatttttttaatctatgtTAACTGTcacaagatgatgatgatgaaaagaaaaaaaaaaaaactggtattTGTGAAATAAAGCGAACGGGTTGAAATGGACAGTACTTATAGTTATGCCTTTCTAGTAATTATTTGGCAGTCATACAGATCATACATGGtagttttatcttatttatatcACGtcattaaaaactaaaatttatataaatttttttaaaaaaattctaattattatctTCTATACTacacatcaatatataatttatcatttttattattttatttgaacacataaatattaatgtataaatatatgtatttaaataaaagaataaaaatgacacatcatatattaatgtgtagtgtaaagatgataaataatatttttctttttttaataatattatattctttgataagatgaaaataataagTCATACATATCCATAAGGAATACtttagatacaaaaattatatcatctcattattataatttttttaaagttttatataaaatataataaataatttaatttttttaaatcttaaaataataataataatattaaaaaataatattttatttaacacatctaaaactatcttacatcattttatataataatgttataaatataatatatattataaaattaagatattttgataaaataatgttaattttataaaatattttataaaaataatcctctttttaaaatattattatataaaatattatatataaagtattgtaagtttatcatttttcgaCTATAATATCCATGTGTAGAGAGTAGTGTGTATGCATGTTCGTAGAATTCCGCGCGTACAGCTGCATGCGTGTGGGCCCCGCCCTCCAACAGGTCGGCAGTTTtccaaaacatattattttaaatttttatttcatactATTTCCACTGAAAGTCAATAATATTGTCTTTCAGAGTCTCAGACACTCGACCTACAAGTTCTTCCCATGTCGGACCCGACCGTACTCAAATAATTCCACTctactcctctctctctctctctctctctctcagcctcACAGAAACCAACGCTGCTTCGGTGATTAACTCAAAGAGTGAAGAGCTCGCGATGAGAACGAACAACGACGTTCCACAGTCAACCATTCATGTTCCTTCCTCAACGATAGCCAGTAGTACGGTGGTACTCAAGAAAGACAACTCCTCGGAAGCAGCTGCTTCTGGATTCTTCGGTAAGAGCCGTCCGTACAAGTTCTGGGCCTTGGCCGCCATTCTTCTCCTTGCTTTCTGGTCCATGTTCACCGGCTCCGTCACTCTCAAGTGGTCCACCGGTGACCTCACCCGCTTTGCCGGAGACACGACCGACTCTCTGATCCACGACGATCTTGACATTCTGGTACCCACACCCACCCGCCGACCCTTGATTTCTGttctctgtttctctttctAACAGTATGTCGATTTTGTTAGATATTGATTCTTTCTGTTGTTTATGTGGGCTATATAGGAAGTGGAGGAGAGACAGAAGGTGGTGAGGCACATGTGGGATGTGTACACGCAAAGCAAGAGTATCAGACTTCCTAAGTTTTGGCAGGAGGCTTTTGAGGCTGCTTACGAGCTTTTGGTGAGTGAGACTCCCGGCGTCCGAGACGCTGCCCTTACCGAGATTGCTAAGATGTCCATGAGCTCCATCAGCCTCCACCCACCTACTGGTCACTCACAGGTTAGCAActttcctcatcctcctcctcttctttcttttcatttgtattttcttgtagtattgtgtgtatgtgtgtatcTAATAGGCGATTTAGAATTAAGGGTTTTTACGTTTTATTAAGAAAAACGCTGTTGATCAGCTTTGTTTGCTTTTTGCACTTGATTTGCCAATTGGCGTTTGCTTCCTGTTCGAAATTTGCAGCTTTCCCCCCGGCGGCCGCCGCGGGAGGGGGGGGGTGGGGATAAAATTGAATAATCATGAGGGATATATCTGTGTCGTTTGCTTTTCTTGTCCCCCTAAATCTTGATGTTTGATTATATTATGTAGTTATTGTGTGTTCGTAGAAAGGAGAGACGGTTGGCATCTCCCCTGACAGGGACCGGAACAGCCTTCGGGCTTACCTGTTACCACACATACGGTTAAGGCTCTCCACCTATGGTGGATCTTGTACCcaatttttacttatcaaaaaaaaattatgtagtttttgtGAATTGAGATTCTGGCAACCTTTATGATCGAAGCTTCCCCAAAACCACTAATATAGAGAACTAGAAAATCGTACAATCATAATTATGACTCCAATTTCAATGGAGGAAGAAACTTATAGAagtttgttcatattttatctttcaattGTTAAAGTCTTCATTTCCATATTCTAATACCACAAATCTTTTATATTGGCTGTTTGAGAACTCCCGAATTTGTTTAACGCTTTTTTCGAACAGAACATAGACAATGGCATATCCAAGTCTTACTTGAAATGATCATTGGGTTAGTGCTAAGTGCCAGAGTGGAAATGCAATCCCATGTAGGTATAGTTTGACTTGTCCTCTttcattgttttgtttgttatgGGTTAGCCTATGCCTAAGGTCGACCAACAGCATAATGCTTCTAAAAGtcaaattctaatattataTCCAATAATGTtgttcatcttatttaatataaatattctcatattgCTTTTGCTCTTGGTCATTTTTCTAATGCAACTTGTTAGTAAATTCCACCTGTCATTCTAAAGTAAGTAGTCCGCTTTAGTTCCATACGCGATAtatgttttcctttcttccatTGCTCTATAAGTGAGAGACAGTTTAGTAGTGTGGTCATATAAAATCTCCCATTgcttgattatattttttttttttttc
Protein-coding sequences here:
- the LOC108995571 gene encoding uncharacterized protein LOC108995571, with the protein product MRTNNDVPQSTIHVPSSTIASSTVVLKKDNSSEAAASGFFGKSRPYKFWALAAILLLAFWSMFTGSVTLKWSTGDLTRFAGDTTDSLIHDDLDILEVEERQKVVRHMWDVYTQSKSIRLPKFWQEAFEAAYELLVSETPGVRDAALTEIAKMSMSSISLHPPTGHSQSTRRSRKSPKQVEQVKEEITIGSSESSR